Part of the Benincasa hispida cultivar B227 chromosome 11, ASM972705v1, whole genome shotgun sequence genome, ttttttaagaaaggaaaagaaaaaaggaaaaagaaagaaagaaaatagccTTTTGATCTCTAGGCTTAAGATTTCATTCAATTCCTAAGTTTGCAGAGGTAGATTTATattcttgaattttgaattcgatttcttttttatttttaagtttcaaaatttatactttGAAACTTTGATTTTTACTAAATAGTCACTGATGATCATTagtgttaatttttatttattcatataatagaaTCAAATTAATGACTTCACGGCTGTAACTTAGCTGAGAGTACGAGGGGGGAAAACAGAACATATACAAAAGGAGAAACACATTTCGCAATGAAACATGTCCAACTAAGGGATGAATTTCTCAAATCTCAAGTGGTCTAGTTTACATTCAATCAGTTACAAAGCCCAGAGCACAAACCTTGTATCTCGGAATTTGAAGCATTTGGGAGAATATACGTCGCGGATTTGCCGTTGCTCGAACATGTTAGATTCAACTGGTTACCTACTTGCTGTGACTGAAAACCAAAGatggaaatttggaaaaaagTTAGAATCAAGGACTTGCTACAATGTTTTGTGTTTGTAATTCCATAGAGTTTAAATTTGTTAGATCATCGATTGATCAAAAAATTAAGTCGATAGAATTacgataaataaaaatatatcaatacTTTTAACACTTCTATCACTTGTAGCCATTGCAAGAGTTCAAACAAAAGAACTCCTAATCTGAAATCATGTTAAATCGTTGATTGGTTCAAAagcttaaaattaaaattgatgagTTGTGATCCATTAATTATATACCACTTAATTTTCATCCACATGGGcactacttttctttttctacctTCATTTTCACTTACCATAGGCCGAGAGCCTCCAACTTGTCTCAGCTTTCTGGATTAActtaatgaaatttaatttataaatggttCATGCTAGCAAATTCTTTGTGGTTTGACTGCCCCAAGCACCAATGAAGTCCAAGTTCAACCCACGTAttatcattttccttttatatttattgttctATTTATGTAtatcaacaaaaatattttagtgattttctaaatttaaaaagtatatagaaatctttttatatttgaaaataaatattttatacttCAATATGATGATCACATTTCctttaaaactttttataaGTACCTAGACATAAAAGTAAATATAAGTATATAATACTACCTTCTTTCCttgaatttaatttctttttttatgttaaatataaacataaattaatgaaactatttttaaaatctttagtaaataaAACTTTAGAAGAAACTATAATTCTTATACACGAAAAAACAAATACACTAATTATTTCAAGTTGCATCCGTTGTCTTGTATActtatcttattttatattaaacaaaCTAATATAGAAATACAGAAATCTagaaattaatcaaaaaaataTCAAAGCATTTAAAATTGTGTTTTTGACGTATAATTTTGGAATTACCTACTGTGTATCAAGGTATTTAATATTATCttcatatgattttttttttattttttttttttgggggggggggggggggggggtggtaAATCTTCCTAAGTTGGAGGTTGGAGGTTGGATCTCAGTTTTAGGTAGAATGTGATAGGACATGTTATAGAAAATTCGCTGCAAGAAAAAACCTAGGAGAAAACAACGAAGAAATAAGAATGCAGAAGGAAAGATTACCAAGCAGTATGTAGGTTCTGAATTACAGCTCCATTTCGAAGTAGGAACGCAAGACAAATAATGACACCAAGAACAATGATGGTTTGCATCAAATCCTCGACGAAGTAAAACCAGGCCAACGGTGAACCTGGCAATAAAATCTTATATCAGTTTCAAAATTCCTACATCTTTGCCAACAACAACcaacaatgaatctgaagttgCATTATACACATCCTAATTTCATCAAACAAATCTTTCTGAAACATCAAGATTCACTACTATTTAGCCCATATGCAtcgtgatcaatgcaatgacttTGGTCTCATTTCATGAATCCAGTGAAGACATTGAAAGGAATGACGTATTCAGCCAATATGTTGAGTCTATACGTATTCAGCCAATCCAGTGATCAATACAATTATTGAAAGGAATGACGTATACAGATCATAGAGTGAAGGTGTATTTTCCTCTAGTAGACAGCCAATTGCCTAACATTTCAGAATTGCAGTGTAGTTTACAGGCAAACAAAATCCACAAACAGCGTGGAGTAAACTAACAACTTTTCCAAGATCATTCCATCCATCATTCCTTCCATATTACAAAAACATTTCTGAAGATTatcgttgtttgtaatataaTAGCTAAAGAATGTTCCATGGGACATGAAATATTGTTTAACTATCAAAACAATATTGGGTTTCTTGTAATATCTTGGGTTAAAAGAAACTCGCTGTAGCCTTCGACTCCACGTCTAATTTTTATTGTTCTCTCTCAGTAGAATTGGCAGAAGGCAGCAGAAATATAAAGTGAAATGCATACCCGGCAATCAGAAGTATTAGCGAAATGATCCATAATACACATTGATATATCTTGAATTTATGTTCGACAGCAAAGGAAGAATCTGTTGGAGAAGTATATCTTTGGCTAACCCATCCAAACTGCGGGCGAATGAGAAATACAAACCCCAGAAGAAACCCAGAAATAAATCCTCCAATATGAGCAAAATTGTCAACGTGAGGAAGAATTCCTACTGCCAAATTGATCGCTATGATGACCAACAGAGTAAAAAGAGCTGCTACCTGAAGGAGCAAGGAGACCAGAAAATGCAACCAAGTTAAGTGTCAGGATTCATTTGAAAACTCCAATACAAATGCGGTTTGAAGAGTACCTTATTAGAATATATCGTCCAGTTAGTGATGAGTTCAGAAAGCATTCCTCCGAGCAACCCAAATAAGGCACCAGAAGCCCCAACAGATATGTTAGACTGGATGAATAGAGAAGACAACAGACTCCCACCAAATccagatataacatatagcaaACCAATCCGTACTGTAAAACATCCACAAAAGAATTTTGTAAAGGGTGGAATGCCAAGGAATCCAATCCATTATATATAAACATAGAATAATCTGTCTAGGAAAACAACAAACAGAACTCTTAATAAAAATGCCAAAAATCAGAGGTCGCCTCTTAAATTGGCATTTCAGAGAATAATTCTGCTACCAAcactagaaaagaaaaagaaagaatgatAGAAGGTACATACTGAATCCGAATTCTTGTTCAAGACGAATTCCAATGACTAATAGACTCAACATATTTGCCAATAAATGAAAAACACCGGCATGTAACCAATTACACGTGACGAGACGCCATAGTTGGTCTCCATGAACAGCTCTATTAACTTCTAGTGCACCCATCCTTCGTAGCCTGAAACACAAGCAATAATTAGTTCAGTGGACGATGCATAGTTCACGTTAATTTGCAAAAACCCAGAAAATTTACCCCacaaatttaagattaattaacACAAACTGGattttggaagaaaagaaatatgaagAATACAATGAAACCAACTTACGTTAGAGATGAAGGTCCAAGCAGAGGATTTTCTTTTAGGGGCTGGAAAGAGAATCTACCCAAGAATCGAGCAATACAAGAGACTGAATTCTTAGGGCAATTATTAATGAACATGGTGATAACAAACATAACAATATTGGCTATAACAAATGATGGAATTAGCCAAGGTACCCATTTCCTGAATTGCTTGACTTCCCAGAAAACATTTGAACCTGGTGCTTGTACCGACTGGGCATCCGCCTCTACAGGGTGTATTGCAGTACCTTGCCGGGAATTGACCCTGATTTGAATATCTGAAGGATGGTGATCTGCCATTGAAGCTCTTCTCAAGTTTGAGAAACAAAATAGGATGAGACGATGGGATGAACCTGACCAGCAACCCAAAAGaaataagaggaaaaaaaatcagtATGTTTTCTTTAGAAAGTGAAAATGGTCGACAATGATAGAAGCTTACCGAGTCATAATTTGAAGGTGCAACAGTCAAAGGTCACCTACCATGGCTGCTTGAAATATATGAGAGAAGCCCAATTGTTCTTAACGAGAGATGGCTTGTGTTACGATTCTCTCAGGCAAAGGGTCTTCTTTATTTGGCTACTTAGATAATCATACAAACAGAAAGAAAATTCAGAACCCAAGTAACTTCGTTTTTTTCATCCTTTTCCCCAAACAAACAAGAAATGAACTTTTCTTATGTTTACAACTTCATGAATAGCTATTCAGTTTTTAccatagaaaaaatatcaaactatttacaaaaataataaaaaataaaaaaaaaaagatagatactgatagacttctatcaatttcaatcACGGTTATCAATCTCTATCAAAGaggattaaaattttactattttgtgtaaataattttgcttatttttttatttttgaaaatcccacCTCAGATTATAACTTGTGAAACAGATACAAAATTgtcaaaatatattaaaatataacatgCCGTATAATGGCTACATATTCGCTGTAGTCTTCAATACTTCAATTGCTACTATCTTGACTGAATGATTACTTGTAACAATCAAACGCCttcaccaattaattaataaaggaGTACACAACTATCTTCCAGTAAGTTACTACTATTTTAATAATAGGCACACAACAACGATCAGGCAGTTGCAGTTGAGCTAGCAACTTCcttttaagaaaatttcaacGATTAGATTCTTCAAATGAAATTAGTTGACCTACTCTGAATGAGAAGAGtcaaagttaataataaaccataaaataattaattcaaagatagttgttatttgtttcataaaataacaaaccataaaataattaattcatgcTAGAAGGATCTACTGAAGATGGTTATTATTTGCATCACACTTGGTTGAATAAATCTATTCCCAAGACAAAAGAGATCTTCTGAATCGGATGAGTTCAAAAAAACAAGGGACTGGATCCGAGGCTTCAGCAATCAAGGTTTTGGGATTCAATGGTCCAAAGTCAAATTGGCCTGTGGAAAACTATAAATTCGTTTGCTTAAGTTGGATTAGCGTTTTGCATTCTGAAtggtttcttgattttttttttttttttttttaattggacatTCACCAGGCAGTCTATCACTCACCTCTAATCTTGGTAATTCTGCATAAACTTCCTTTGCTTTATATGTGCTGTGTTGACTCTCTTTGGACGCTTGATTTACATCAGGAAGAGCACCTGCAAATATCCCCGATGCTCAATGACAATAGAGTAATGAAGTTGTGTTTGATGAATCAGTTATTGACGCTTTCCGCACCTTTAGCAGAAATAAGCTGCAGCCGACTCTTGTGTGCTGGACTGATTGCTATTTTCTTCAGTTGCTTCATCAGCATGTCTTGGAGATGTCTTTCCCTGGTGCCCAACATCATGTCACGAATGCAGATTGGATGAATATAAACTGAAACCAACTCAAAACATGCCGAGCCATTACAGTATAAACTGTCAATTGTCTCCATTCCGTTTCCAATAACTGAAGTCACGCATCTATAAGTTTTGCCTAGAAACAACTGCATGTAAGTTCATAGATAAACAATTTCGTTTTCTATCCTAAGCCAACAATTTGCATTTGAAACCAAATATAAACTCTACCAAACTGGCCCAAAGAAACTTAAAAagtaaatacataaaataaaattttaccaGATCATACTACCTTTGATAACAATTCAAGATTAAGACCTAAGAAGCACGGATACTGATACGACACGATACgtcatatttttaaaatctaggaTGCGGACACAGACACAGGAAAGACACATTGATTAgcatatacattttttaaagtatatataatattttacatGAGAAGGAAATTCAAGGTCAATGATCTTATGCATTGTATGCTTCAAAAATTAGTTTGATGTAATATGttctcaaaatatatataagttttaTCATATGTGTCTATTTAGTATACTTAATAAGTGTCTGATATATATCTAACAAACATTGAACCTATTTTGACTTTGTACCATTACTGTCCAACACATCTATTTCACTAACAAGTGTCTATTACGTGTCCAACAAGTGTCGTAGTGTCCAACATGGATACAATAGCCGTGCTTCTTAGATTAAGACATAGAATCAACATTCAGATCCAGTCCTTTGACAACCATTGTTGATTGCCAAAGTAACAACAAAATGTATGGTTGCAAAGCTGCAGATAAGTAACCTGCAAATCCACATTGATAAATCCTAATCCTCCAGACTACAAAAATACCAAGAAAATCGAGCTTCTTGAGCAAGAGCCGTGCAAAATGCCAAATTCTTTTGAAGAAAGAGCAAAAATGAGTGCAGTCTAAAGAGCATGGTAAAATTTCCGAATGTTACTGGGGTCGGGGGAAGAGAGCCGGATGATCGCCTCACATTCCTCGTTTTCACGATCATCAGGCTTCAGCAACGAAATCTAGACTGAAAATTTCGATATCtggtttcaatttaataaatatagtaAGAAATATTGCTTAACAAAGCGAAATAGGAAAATCTAAAGCTTCGTCTCTTTCAGTTTACCTTGAAGTCAAGCAAACTGAGAATGAGCTAGTCTTAATCGACGTTGCAGATAATGTGTCATttgaatatacaatattgaACCAAAGAAATCGGGCAATCATTGATGCAACTACTAGAACAATCAAACAAGCCGAAAGTAAACTAGTTTTGATCGATCCCACAGATACTCGAGAATTGAAAGTTGAACAAGAAATCGGACAATCATCGACGCAACCACTAGACAAATTGAAAATAATTCGCTTCCAGGAAATAATCAGAAGGAATGAAGCATCGACAAAGAAAGAAGCATCGCACCTGCTGGACGATGGCAATTAGGGTTCAGCGACAGTGAAAGAAGATAAGAGCAGTTGATTCAAGATTGACGGTCGAAGATTCCAGTTTCTCCGAGGCGGGAAAGATTGTTGGGAGCACTGAGTGAAATGgactttgtttaaagtttattatttctattgaatagtttgtgaattttaaataattttctgTTGTGttgttcatatacgaatgaaatttgaaacGATCGAAATGAGTTATTTCGTTTTATGCTATGTATCATCTGGTGATCAGCTTGCTGACTGCTTAACCAAGCCCCTAACTCACTCTCAATTTCATTTGTTGCGTTCCAAACTCGGAGTCGCGGAGCTCCCCTCTCAACCCCTCTCATTTGAGGGGGGGATGTTAGAAATAATTCCATTCCCAGAGACAAAGGCAACGGCAAGGACCAATTTGAAAAATCCTCCTCAACAAACTATTCCAGCCCCACGTGTTATTGTTAAAATTCCTCCACTAAAATGATGTCACTTGTATACaataatttttcattatattgttttattcttTGATGTAAATATCAAGACCCTATGAAAGGGTATTACCCACTATATAAAAAGGGATATTCACCCAATTGAGTAAATATAGGAAAATCATTACAGCCCTTTTACCTTCTCCGTATCCTGTCATTTCTACGGCCCTTTATCTTCCTCTTTACTTTGTCCTTTATTGGAgttttccaaattttgacaCCTTACCCACTCATTTAGTGCTAATTGAGGTGTCAATTAGCTGAATGTATGAGTAATTGCATGTTTGAACTTGATAAATACttcattattcaaaattttgaaggcATGCATTCTGAAATTTAAGGAAATTTCTGTAAAAATTATTGAACTCTAACTCTCTTTCCAATCCCTTGCCCAAACTATCTCAATCTTGAGTTTCCACTATTCGATCCAAGCCTGATGATAGTAAATAATACTCTATTTGTAGTCTACTATagttttggagaaattcgtggAATTCAGTAAGGAATTGAAGTGATTCTACAAATGTATACTttcatgaaaccctctttttataAAAACTGTTCTAGCATGCGTTtgtaactcaaattaagtatattaGAGTGCTTAATTTCTGTCTACTTCCGCTTTATGCTTGTTTATCTTATCGAACCCTAACAATCCCCAAATCCTGAGATGccataaactacttttacgacctctccataattcaaaaggtattctacctccaaattttttctttgttatctactttttgccaatggtttaaaaaaccaagccaaattttgaaaactaaaaaagtagcttttcaaattttgtttttgtttttagaatgtGGCTAAGAATCCAACTATTACCgtcaagaaagatgcaaatcattgtaaaaaatgaagataaaatagggttaacttttaaaaactaaaaaaaataattaccaacCGATGCCTTAATATATAtgtgtgattatttttattaataaaaataatatatataaatttaaaacgTCATGATTTAAGGGAGGCATGTGCTCCTGGTCCCTTTATAGATCCATCCTTGACCACatcaaacaaaatattaaaagaaaaacatataaatgttatttaataccATTGATTGTTGGTTGTTGTTTGAATTTCTTATTTCCAGCCTTTTATTTGATTACTTTTATTCTTCCTAGGAAAACAtgtttttctatcttttatatatttattgaatGTTGAATTACGCCCAAATAGTAAAGAGATAttcttaaaatgtttttttacaaTGAGATTTCCTTATAATGAATGTcctatttattaaatatttattcattcatttaGTTTTATCTTAGAATCAAAACACTAAAGATTTACCTATGAAATAATAAACCATAATAACTTAGTTACCACAATTTTAATTTACAACTTTTCATTTCACTTAGActatgtttattttaatttaaataatttatttgtgtGTCTTTAACACTCTTTTTTTATACcttttttaatacttttaaaTTGAAGCAAGTTCAAGAATAAATGTAGTTCTTTAAAATGATGACAAAATTAAGGTACTTAAGAAcatttatctaaaaataaagtggttgaagaaacaaattttagaaatgagGTTAAAGGCcaaactattgacaaaaataggataATGGTGGTgttgaattaaagataatggACTAGCTTGAAAGATAAGAGACTAccataattttgtcatttttgtttatttcaaccctatttttgtcaataaatattaaaataacattaatttttaaaaaaagttattttaaattcGAGGGGTTATATAGGAGAAACTTTATTTTCCTCTTGTACCCTTGTAATTTTAATACATTTATATTTTACCCTTCAATCATTGCTAATAGGGCGTGAATATTCAGATTGAGGTGTTCGCTGAGAGAAGGGTATTGAATAGTTGCAATGTTTGCTGACGGTACACGATTGTTTGAATGGACATGATTACACATTGAATCTACTCATCTATTCACGTAAGAATGTAATCCAAATAGTAGGTGTAAAACATCACAATTTGATATTGAGAAATGTGCCTAAAATATTGTTTATCTCGGTCTTCTCATAGAATCAAATCCAATTTATTAaaacacttttttatttttttctcctcaGAAAATATGAAGGAATTTCTTTTGAGGTTAATAAACTATCATTTTATGCAGttctttataaatttaattgcaTTCTATGTATTGTAATTTTAATAATCCATAGGAtctattttaatcatttttttctcttccattattttataatttcatGTAAAATATCTACCATTTGAACTCAACATAAAATATGATcatccaaattttaaatattattttataaagttatattttaaaattttgaactacATACAATACCtttcaaatttattctaaattaatttatataacgagaacaattgattttttacactttcttttttaacttttaatcaaaattgtgaGTTTTCACATATAATGTACGTGTCTTTTAACTAGTTTTAAGTATATATGTGATATcgattatcaataaaataaaaataatatatcaaagcTTTGGGTGATTATTGACATATTCATTTGTTATTATCCCTATTagtagaatttgaaatgatacATCGATAGTGTTAATAATTGTGGACCAAAGGAATGTCCAAAAAATGGCATGAGGAAATAAGACTGAAGCCGAAGCGGGACATACTTCAAATACCGAAAGTATTTGGGCCATGAGAAAAAGATTGGGCCTTGACTTTGACCCAATGTCAAGGTGCCCAATTTGTTGGGCTTAATGGGGCAATTCCCCAGAAGATATCGACCCAAAATAACCCCaacaagctttttttttttttttttattttaataattgttgGTAGTTgtgcttttaaaaaaatcagtggttaaaataagtaaaatagtGTTAGATaaattttagcttaaatttgaaaaagtaaaTTAGAGTATTTGGTAAATAAACATGACAACATCTTATTTaagatataataactaaaatagactTGTAATcaactttcttaaaaaaaaaaaaaaatgtaatttaaagatttaaataattgtttggtatatataattttatttgttgtagattaatttttaaatattaaggaaTATAgctttattcttaaaaaaaaattaatatggtatatttttcttttttaaaaaattatgtatttaactcattaaaaatagaaaaatatttaattaggtGAGACATGTAttatataaaacaaattttctttttaaagtaaaaaacttaaaactaaatattaattacaaattcTACTTGATTTTATGAGAATATAAAAGATAAAAGGATGTTGTTTTTAAAGTCAATGTGAAATTTACATGgtttaaaaagtaattttaatagatttaatttaaatctattttagcAAACGTAAAAAGGGTTAAGGTTTTTTCCAAATGGCTTTTTGACACACCTGTCAAACGTAGCCTAAGTTGTTTTCCGATTAACTTATAGTCTATTTGGATTGACTAGAGGAAAAACAATgtttttaaacaaaatcatttttattaaaactcttttgataaaatataGTTAAAACACACTCCAAAAACTTTTTGAGTGGTCGTCGACACTTCAAATTTGTCTAAAACgactcatttttaaaattatactcTTAAAAATTTAATCCAAATGCACCATTGGttcaagaagaaaatgagaatgGACTTACATCAAACTCTCTTATAAATACACATTATTATAACTCTAAGGGACTGTTTAAGGCGCTGAGTTGAGATAGAATGTATgaagtttatatgtttgtgaAGTTCATATATCTATGAAGTTCATATATATGTGTTTGGGATGCAGAGTTATTTGGTATGAGTTCATATATTTATGTGGGGTGTAGAGTTGTTTATATGTATGAATATCTAAtgcagttttttgaactctaaacaatatgtttttattattactgatttttgttttgaaacttttttattccaTAATTCTACCcatatttgtttgaataaaatattaattacatttttttcttttaatttttaaaacatttctttctttcttttttgggctatgaacaacaattaacccattacattttggttaaataaaatgagaaactaaagcaAAATCAAAACGTTTGattctagctaatttttctccatgaatttcattatcatctttttctttttcttcttctccttgttgatgctttatatttttactatgtcgtgaattttttaaaattaaatctccCCCATCATCGTAACAACCAATGGAATATCACCACATTTATTCAAtagtttcactttcattttatctaaatttggaggatcatcaaggaacaaatctttattttttactGATTCTTGCTGGAAAATGTTTCAGgaaaaaatttccattttatggttatatatatatacttttcaaCTAAATATTCTAAACACTTATTTGATATATGAATTcattacatataaatattgcacttaatgcagacaaaatagtattttttatataatcaataactctataacat contains:
- the LOC120089900 gene encoding RHOMBOID-like protein 1 isoform X2, coding for MPSRYKHQVQMFSGKSSNSGNGFSFQPLKENPLLGPSSLTLRRMGALEVNRAVHGDQLWRLVTCNWLHAGVFHLLANMLSLLVIGIRLEQEFGFIRIGLLYVISGFGGSLLSSLFIQSNISVGASGALFGLLGGMLSELITNWTIYSNKVAALFTLLVIIAINLAVGILPHVDNFAHIGGFISGFLLGFVFLIRPQFGWVSQRYTSPTDSSFAVEHKFKIYQCVLWIISLILLIAGFTVGLVLLRRGFDANHHCSWCHYLSCVPTSKWSCNSEPTYCLSQQVGNQLNLTCSSNGKSATYILPNASNSEIQGLCSGLCN
- the LOC120089900 gene encoding RHOMBOID-like protein 1 isoform X1, with product MADHHPSDIQIRVNSRQGTAIHPVEADAQSVQAPGSNVFWEVKQFRKWVPWLIPSFVIANIVMFVITMFINNCPKNSVSCIARFLGRFSFQPLKENPLLGPSSLTLRRMGALEVNRAVHGDQLWRLVTCNWLHAGVFHLLANMLSLLVIGIRLEQEFGFIRIGLLYVISGFGGSLLSSLFIQSNISVGASGALFGLLGGMLSELITNWTIYSNKVAALFTLLVIIAINLAVGILPHVDNFAHIGGFISGFLLGFVFLIRPQFGWVSQRYTSPTDSSFAVEHKFKIYQCVLWIISLILLIAGFTVGLVLLRRGFDANHHCSWCHYLSCVPTSKWSCNSEPTYCLSQQVGNQLNLTCSSNGKSATYILPNASNSEIQGLCSGLCN